The nucleotide sequence ccttcttctattcttcttttctcccccccaaaaacttttttcttctttctctttttcttctcctttccctttttcttctttctctttctttcttttctctttttcttctcctttctctttttcttctttctctttctttcttttctctttttcttctcctttctctttttactttcggctactttttcttatatatatatttttatttttatatgatatatatatatatattattattattttttgtattttgtattttttttttggccggacgaaaaccgggtactacaggaTGGGAGTCGTGGATAAAGGATTATATGACCTACTTGAAGATTTGAAACCATAGAAGAATGTTTTTGGATTTGTCAATGCAACAATGATAGGGAACATTTGGCACAAGAGATTAGGACATCCTTCTCCTAAAATAGCACAAATGTTAGATGCAGATTTTGTTAATGACTGTCAAGATTTTGATATATGCCCTCTAGCTAAGATGAAGAGAAGTCAATTTAATCTTAGCACAACCAAGAGCTTAGCTCCTTTCGATTTTCTACATGTAGATATTTGGGGACCAAATTCTGTAATTTCCATGGAAGGATATAAATATTTTCTGactattgttgatgatttttcaaGAGCAACTTGGATTCTTTTAATGAAATGTAAGTCAGAAGTTAGATCTTATTTACAACACTTCCATAACTATGTAAGAAAACAATTCAACAAAGGGATTAAGAGTATAAGATCTGACAATGGACTGGAATTTAGTATCACAGATTTTTATAGCAGAGAAggtattatttatcaaaagacaTGTCCCCACACACCctaacaaaatggggtggtagagaGAAAACACCAACACATTTTAAACACCAGCAGAGCCATCAAACTGCAATCTGGAATTCTAGAGAAGTTTTGGATAGATTGTGTTCTTACTGCAGTTCATTTAATAAACAGACTTCCTACTAGAACTTCAGATAACAAAAGTCCTTACCAAATTCTATATAATCAGGTTCCAAAATATGACAGACTTAAGGTTTTTGGATGTctagttttttttcaaaattctaaAACCTCAGAGCTCAAAGTTTGAATCTAAAGCAAGAAGTTGTGTTTTTCTAGGATACCCATCTCATGTAAAAGGATATAAGCTTATGGATTTAGAATCAGGTGAAATATTTATCTCAAGAGATGTGATCTTCAAAGAAGACAGATACCCTTTTAAGGAACATCAAAATGATGATCAGGACAACGTTAGTACTCAAGACACTGACAGAGCTATCATAAACAAATCAAGACCTATTATGGATACCaccaagagagaaagaagaccTTCCACTTATTTAAACTCCTATGATTGCAATAATATCATTGATCATACTGCATATTGTAATATTTTACATTCAGAAATGCTTGAGAATCATAATTTGTTTGCAGCTTCTATAATTTCTCatcatgaacctaagaatttcaaaGAAGCATCTAAAGTTTCACACTGGAATGAAGCAATGAACAAAGAAATAAGTGCATTACATGAAAATAACACATGGACAATAGTTAAATTACTAGAAGATAGGAAAGCTATAGGATCAAAGTGgatatacaaaattaaatataatccGGATGGTACCATTGAAATGTACAAAGCTAAACTTGTAGCACAAGGCTACAATCAAACCTTAGGATTTGATTACCAAGAAACTTTCTCACCTGTTGTCAAGATGGTGACTGTGAGAATTTTCTTCGCACTAGCTATCTCTAACAATTGGTTTATACATCACTTAGATATACATAATGCTTTTCTCAATGGAGATTTACATGAAGATGTCTAAATGAAAATGCCTCCAGGTTTTGAAACTCATGACTCTAGCTATGTATGCAAGTTAAACAAATCCTTATATGGCTTGAAACAAGCTTCTAGGCAATGGAATATCAAATGCAAAAATTCTTTACTAAAGTTTGGTTTCAGACAATCCAAATGTGACTATTCTGTGTTTTCTTACACAAGAAAATGTTCTAAGGTCATTCTTCTACTCCATGTAGATGACATGGCTATTGGGGGGGAATGATTTAGATCTAATAAATAAGATCAAAAATTGCATAGCTTCCTGTTTCAAAATTAAAGATCTAAGAAACCTAAAATATTTCTTAGGATTAGAAATACATAAATCTGATCAGGGAATGACAATCAGccaacacaaatatatatttgatttaCTTGTGGACACTAAGTTCTGAGATTGCAAGCCAATCACCTCTCCTATGGATACAAATTCTAAAGTGGCAGGTGACAAAGGAGATCTTCTTGATGATCCAATGCAATATAGGAGACTAGTTGCAAAGCTCATGTACCTGAACTTGACCAGGCCAGACATCAGTTATACTATCAACACTTTAAATCAGTTCATGAGAAATCCAACAACAACCCATCTGCAAGCAGCTCAAAGGGTTCTCAGATACCTAAAGGGCACCTTTACTCAGGGCTTATTATTTCCTAGCAAGCAACCACATAATCTAGAAGCCTACCGTGATGCAGATTGGGCATCATGCTCAGACACAAGAAGATCAGTAACAGGATATAGCATAATGTATGGAAAATCTCTTATTTCTTGGAAATCGTCCAACAAACAGTTTCAAAATCATCAGCAGAAGCTGAATACAGATCAATGGCAGGAGTGACAAGTGAAATAGTTTGGATAAATGCCATACTAAATGagttatagatgaaaatcaacagACATATTCCTCTCTTCTGTGATAGCCAAGCCTCCATTCACATTGCTTTGAATCTTGTCTTTCATGAAAGGACGAAGCATATCAAAATCGATTGCCACTTTGTTCCCGAAAaggttgaaaaaaaattaattcagcTGAAACACATATCAACGACTATGCAGCCTGCAGA is from Tripterygium wilfordii isolate XIE 37 chromosome 14, ASM1340144v1, whole genome shotgun sequence and encodes:
- the LOC120014153 gene encoding uncharacterized mitochondrial protein AtMg00240-like, translating into MDTNSKVAGDKGDLLDDPMQYRRLVAKLMYLNLTRPDISYTINTLNQFMRNPTTTHLQAAQRVLRYLKGTFTQGLLFPSKQPHNLEAYRDADWASCSDTRRSVTGYSIMYGKSLISWKSSNKQFQNHQQKLNTDQWQE